CCCGGTCGGCGTGGCCGGAGTGGGCCGCCGCCGTCGTCCCGAGCGCCGACACCGCGAGCACACCACCGGTGATCCCGGCCGCGACGAGGGTCCGCAGGGCCGAAGTGGCCGGGGAACACGACGACATGCACGAGGACATGCACGAGGACATGAAAGAACTCGGAGTTCGCGGATCGCTACGCATGCCTTGCCTCCTCGACTCCCCCTTCGCCACCCCCTGGCACTCTTTCTCCAGGTAACACCCGTTCGAGTGAGCGCTCCACCGGAGAGGACTCCACCGCCGGTCGGACGTGCCGACCCGGCAAGGCCCCCTCCCCGTTCGGCTTGTCCTGGGGGGCCATTCGCAGTCACGTGGGGCGGGAGCGCTCGCGAGGTCGTGGGCGGGGGTCTTGCCTGGAGGGGTGTCCCACCCTGCCCGTGGCGCCCTGTCGGCCGTACTGACCGCGCTCGCCTGCCTGCTCACGCCGGTGGGCGCGCTGGCCGTGTGGGCGACGTACGAACTCGCGGACCGGACGCGGTACGAGGCGGTCATGGCGCCGCTGGCCACCGACCCGGACGTACGGGAGGCGCTCGCGGACGCGGTCGCCTCGGAGATCCTGCGCGAGGTCCGGGTGGGGCCGCCCCTGCGGCGTCCGGTACGGGAGTTCACGCACGACGCGGCGCACTCCTTCACCCAGACCGAGGCGTTCCGCACGGCGTGGCACATGGTGAACCGGGCGGCGCACGACGCGGTGCTGAAGGCGGTGCGCGCGGAGGACGCGGACGGCGGGGGCGCGCGCGGGCCCGGCGTCGGCGGCGCGCGGGCGGTGACGCTCGACCTCGCGCCGGTCGCCGAGCGCGTCAAACGTCAGCTCGTGCGCGACCACGTGCCGTTCGCCCATCGCATCCCGGTCGCGCACACCCGGGTCGAGGTGTTGTCGGCCGCGGAACTGGTCCCACTTCGAAAGGGGTATCGCGTGCTCGAAATCGCCGCGTTCTGGCTTCCGGTCGGTGCGCTCGCGCTGGCCGCCGGTGGCGTACTCGTCGCGACGCAGCGCCGTCGGGCCGTCTGCGCGACGGGTCTCGGCGCGGCGCTCGGCGGTGCGCTGCTCGGCGTCGCCGTGGCCCTCGGGCGCCACCTCACGCTCGCCGACCTGCCTCCGGACGTCTCCCCGGCGGCCGCCGGCGCCGTCTACGACGCCCTCACCGCCACCCTGCGCACGGTGACCTGGGGGCTGGTCCTCCTCGGCACCACCGTGGCGGGGACCGCCTGGCTCACCGGCCACCTCGTGCGACATCGGCGAGCGCCCGCAACGCCCCCGCCAACACCGACGGAGAAACCGACGCAAGCCCAAGCCTGACACAGTCGGCGACGGAAGCCGCGGCCGCCGGCGCGCCGTCCGTCTACGACGCCCTCACCGCCACCCCGCGCACGGTGACCTGGGGGCTGGTCCTCCTCGGCACCACCGTGGCGGCGACCGCCTGGCTCACCGGCCACCTCGTGCGACATCGGCGAGCGCCCGCAACGCCCCCGCCAACACCGACGGAGAAACCGACGCAAGCCCAAGCCTGACGCAGTCGGCGGCGGAAGCCGCGCCCTCCTCCGGCCGCTTCGACCGCGCGCGGTCGTGGCGCTGGGGCGGCACGGGCGAACGCGGTGGCACCCGGTCGGCACCGGCGATCGCGCCCGGCCCCCGCCCCGCACCAGCCACCAGGCCGCCGGAAGCCGGCCCCCGCCCCACCCCCGCGACGCTGAACACCGACCCCGGGGTCACCGCCACACCCCGCTCGGCCGCCGCCGCGCAGAACGTGTCCGCTCGCCAGGGCTCGGGCAGCTCCCACCACGCGTAGTAGGCCCGCGCGTCCCCCCGCACGGAGAACCCCGCGAGGTGCTCGGCGACCAGCCGCTGCCGGGCCGCCGCGTCGGCCCGCTTCGCCGCGACCAGCCGCCCGACCGTCCCGTCCCCGATCCACCGCACCCCCGCCTCCAACGCGAACCGCCCCGCCACCCAGCCTCCCGACCGCAGCGCGTCCGCCGCCCCCTCGACCCGCCCCTCCGGCACCACCAGGAAGCCGACGGTCAGCCCCGGCGCCACCCGCTTGGACAGCCCGTCCACGACGAACACCCGCTCCGGCGCATACGCGGCCAACGGCGGCAGCGCCCCCGCACCACCGACACCGACACCGACACCGACACCGCCGCCGACGTTCCGGCTCGCCTCCCCGCCCCCTTCGGCGCCCGCGTCCCCACCCGCCAGGAACGACCAGATCCGGTCCTCGATCACCGGAAGATCCAACTCCCGCACCACACGCGCGAGTTCGGCCCGGCGCCCGGCGCCCATCGTCACGGACGTCGGATTGTGCAGCGTCGGCTGCGCGTACACCGCCGACAGCGGCGCCGCCCGGTGCGCGGCGGCCACGGCCTCCGGCCGAAGCCCCTCCCCGTCCGTCGCGAGCGGCACCAGGGTCACCCCCAGCCGCCCGGCGATCTCCTTGACCAGCGGATACGTCAGGGACTCGACGCCGACGCGTCCCCCGGGCCGCACGAGGTGGGCGAGGGCCGCGGCGATAGCCTGGCGGGCGTTCCCGGCGAAGAGGAACCGTCTCGGATCCGGGCGCCAGCCGGCCGTGGCGAGCAACCCGGCCGCCGCCTCGCGCGCCGCGGCCGTACCGGTCGCGGGGGCCGTACGCAGCGCGTCCGTCAGCACGTCCGGCCGCAGCAACGGCGCCAGCCCGGTGGCCAGCAGCTCCGACTGGCCCGGCGCGGACGGGTAGTTGAGCTCCAGGTTCACCGGCGCCGAGCCCGCCGGCTCGGCCAGCGCCCGCCCCGTCGACGCCGCCGGTGCCGCCCGCACGAACGTCCCGCGCCCGACCTCTCCCAGCACCAGACCGCGCCGCACCAGCTCCGCGTACACGCGCCCGGCGGTCGACCCGGCGATCCCCTGCCGCCGCGCGAACACCCGCTGCGGCGGCAGCCGGTCACCGGGCTTCAGCCGCCCGGTGACGATGTCCTCCGCGATGCGATCGGCGATACGCCGGTAGTCGGCCACGACTCTCCCTCTCCCTCGTCTCTTCCTCTCCCACCGCTGCGTCCTGCCGTTCTCGTCGCCTCTGCGTCCCGCCTCTCCGCCCGCGCCCTGCCACCACATTGCACCGAGGGTAAAGATCTTATTGCACCGAGGAGTTGGGGCACCCTAGGGTCGATTCCATGACCACCTTCCTCGCATACGAGGACAAAGGGGGACCCGGCCCCGCAGGCCGGCCTGCCCGCCTCCCTCTCGTCCTCGTCCACGGCCACCCCTTCGACCGCACGATGTGGGACCCGCAGATCACCGAGTTCTACGCCACCCGTCGCGTCATCGCCCCCGATCTGCGCGGCTACGGCCGGTCCCCCGTCGTCCCGGGCGTCACCCCGCTCTCCACCTTCGCCGAGGACATCGCGGCACTCCTGGACGACCTGGGGGTCCCGGAGTTCGTCCTCGGGGGACTCTCCATGGGCGGCCAGATCGCGATGGAGTGCTACCGCCTGTTCCCGCGCCGCGTCCGCGGTCTCCTCCTCGCCGACACCTTCCCGGCCGCCGAGACCGAGGAGGGCAGACGGACCCGGAACGCCATGGCCGACCGGCTGCTGCGCGAGGGCATGACGGGGTACGCCGACGAGGTGCTGTTCCGCATGGTCGCGCCGTACGCGGACCCGGAGGTCGCGGCCCGGGTGCGCCGCATGATGACGGGCACCGACCCCGAGGGCGCCGCGGCGGCCCTGCGCGGCCGGGCCGAGCGTCCCGACTACCGCGAGTTGCTCACCCGCGTCACCGTGCCGGCGCTGGTCGTCGTGGGCGCCGACGACGAGTACACCCCGGTCTCCGATGCCGAGGCCATGCACGCCGCCCTCCCCGACTCCACCCTCCACGTCGTCGACGGCGCCGCCCACCTGCCGAACCTGGAACGCCCGGACGAGTTCAACAAGGCGCTCGGGGCCTTCCTGGCCCGCCTGGACTGAGCCGCGCCCCGGTTCCCCGTCCCGGGCCTCCCACTCCCCCCACCTCCCGGTTTCACCCGTTCGGCCTACACCACGTGCGGCCGTCCTCCTGCCGCGTGAGCATGCGGGTGAGCTGTCCATCCTCAGGAGGAGGCCCTCATGGCCCAGCACAGCACCGCACCACGCTCGAACACCACGTCGCAGGAGACGTCGATGTCCCACCGGGGGGCCCGCTCGGAGTGGGCCCACGGCGGGATGGTCTTCGCCGGTGTCCTGATGATGGTCATCGGCATCATGGGCATCCTCAACGGCATCGCCGGGATCGCCACGGACGACGTGTACGCGAACATCGGCAGTTACGTCTTCGAGTTCAGCCTCACCACCTGGGGCTGGATCCACCTGGTGATCGGTGTCGGCGTCCTGGGCACCGGGTGGGGCGTCATCCAGGGCCACGACTGGGCTCGCGCGGTGGGAATCGCCCTGACCTCGCTGTTCGCCATCGAGTACTTCATGTTCCTGCCGTACGCGCCCGTCTGGTCGCTCATCTGCATCGGCATCGCGGTCTTCGTGATGTGGTCCCTGGCGACGTCCCCGGAGCCGACGCGCACCGGGTGAATCCCGACCCGAGCGTCCGAGAGCTCGGGAGGACAACGGACCCACGGCTGAGAAGCGAAGCCGGGCGCAGCCCCGGCTTCGCTTCTCAGGGGCGCGGGGAACTGCGCGAGAAGCCCCACCGGCCCGCACCCGCCCGCGCACCCCTCCCCGATCCCGCCCCCGGCGCAACCTTCCCTTCACCTCACCCGTCCTTAAAAGGACCCGCACCAAAAGGACCCGCACCAAAAGCGAAAGGCACCGGCCGTGGAGAGCGCGACCATCGAGCGGCCGGACCCCACCCCGGAACCCGCACCCGCAGCCGGGCCACGCCCCCGGAAGCGGCACGGCGGCAAGGCCTTCCTCGCCACCCTGCTCCTCCTGGGCGTCACCCTCGTCGTCGGCTCCCGCGCCGCCGACATCGACGCCTTCACCCCGGTCCCCCAACTCCTCGCGTTCCTGCCCTGGCTCCTCGCCCCCACCGCCCTCGCCCTCCTCCTCGCGCTCCTCTCCCGCCGCTGGCTCGGCCTGACCTGGGGCGTGGTGCTCCTCGGGGCCCTCGCCTGGTACATCGAGCCGTACGGCAAGGCGAGCGAGCCGAACGGGCCGGTAGTCGCCGAGGTGCGGGTGATGACGTCGAACGTGCAGTTCGGCCGCGGCACCGACGCCCTCGTCAAGGCCGTACGCCGCGACCGCCCCGACATCGTCTTCGTCGAGGAGTGCGAACTCACCTGTTCGGCCAAGCTCCGTGACACGCTCGGCGATCTGAGCGGCCGGACCCCGGACTACCCGCACCGCCGGTCCGTCGAGGGCTACGGCTCCACCGGCTCCGTCATCCTCAGCCGGTACCCACTGAAGTCCACCGACCCGATCCCCGGCTCGATGGGCATGCCGGGCGCCGTCGCCGACGTCGAGGGCCACCCCGTACGGCTGCAGCTGGCGCACCCGATGCCGCCGTTGCCGGGACAGCTGGACACCTGGCGGCGGGAGCTCGGCGCGCTGCGCGCGTACGCGGCGAAGGACGCCCGGACGCCCACCATCCTGGCCGGGGACTTCAACGCCACCCAGGACCACGCGGCCTTCCGCGCGATCCTCGACACGGGGATGAGTGACGCCGCCCGGCTGACCGGACAGGACCGCAGGCCGACCTGGCCCTCCCCGACGGCCCCGAGGATCGGCGCCCAGATCGACCACGTCCTCGTCTCCGAGGAGGACTTCTCCGCCCGCGAGGTCCGCTTCCGCCGGCTGTCCGGCACCGACCACAACGCCGTCACCGTGGACCTCGCGCTGCATCGGCGCGGGTGAACCAAAAGGTCACACACACCCCACGGAAACCCCGATCACCCCCGCGATAATGGGCGCATGCCCCGCACCCTCCCCATCGGCCTCGCTCCGCCCGACTGGCTGGTGCGGAACCTCCGGCCGCAGCCCGCGCCGGTCAACCGGCCGGCCGTCGCGCGCGCGGCGATCGCGCTGACGCTGCCCCTCGTGCTCGGCCTCGCCGCCGGCCGGCCCGAGTACGGCGCGCTCGCCTCCATGGGCGCCCTCTCGGGCGTCATCAGCGACACGGCGGCCGCGTACCGGATGCGGCTGCTGAACATCGCGATCCCCCAGCTGTTCGCCGCCGTGGGCATCACACTCGGTTCGCTGGTGTACGGGCAGGGCTGGGTCACCGTCGGGGTCCTCACCGGGGTCGCGCTCGTCTCCGGGATGATCTCGTCGATCGGCGCCGTGGCCTCCGTGTCGGGGCTCCTCCTGCTGCTCAACTCGGTGATCGGCGCGGGGCTGCCGATGCCGGGCCAGTGGTGGCTGGCCCCGCTGCTGATGACCGGAGGCGGCTTCCTCGTCCTCGTCCTGGCCCTGCTCGCCTGGCCGCTCAGGGCGGGCGTGCCGGAACGGGCGGCGGTCGCCGACACCTACCGCAAGGTCGCGGACCTCCTCGCCACGATGACACCGGACGCCCGGACCGCCGCGGGCTCCCCGGGCGACGGCAAGGACACCTACGAGGACGCGCGGGTGCTGGTCACCCAGTCCCTCAACCAGTCCTACGACCTGGTCCTCGCCCGCCGCGCCCGCCACCACGGCCGCAGTCCCGAACTCGTACGCCTGCTGGCCCAGTTGAACGCGATCACCCCGCTGGTGGAGGCGGCCCCCGCGGTACGGCTGTCCGGCCGTCCGCTGCCCGCCGAGATCCCGGTGGCCGTACGGCATCTCGCGGAGGCCGTGGAGACGGGGTACTCGGGGCCGCTCGGGCTGCGGCTGCCGGAGCCCGGGAGCGAGATCGGGCGGGCGGTCGACCAGGCGCTGCGGCACGCCGCCGACGTCGCCACCGAGAAGTCGCCGGACGCGCTGAAGAAGGCCGGCGACCGCGCGGGCCGCCCCGCGCCGCTGGGCGTGCGCGCCGTCCGGGTCGCCCGGAACGTCGCCCTCTCCGGCACCTCCTGGCGCTACGGCCTGCGCCTCGCGCTGT
The DNA window shown above is from Streptomyces akebiae and carries:
- a CDS encoding FUSC family protein, whose amino-acid sequence is MPRTLPIGLAPPDWLVRNLRPQPAPVNRPAVARAAIALTLPLVLGLAAGRPEYGALASMGALSGVISDTAAAYRMRLLNIAIPQLFAAVGITLGSLVYGQGWVTVGVLTGVALVSGMISSIGAVASVSGLLLLLNSVIGAGLPMPGQWWLAPLLMTGGGFLVLVLALLAWPLRAGVPERAAVADTYRKVADLLATMTPDARTAAGSPGDGKDTYEDARVLVTQSLNQSYDLVLARRARHHGRSPELVRLLAQLNAITPLVEAAPAVRLSGRPLPAEIPVAVRHLAEAVETGYSGPLGLRLPEPGSEIGRAVDQALRHAADVATEKSPDALKKAGDRAGRPAPLGVRAVRVARNVALSGTSWRYGLRLALCIGIAQALVSLVPVPRSYWVALTITFVLKPDFGSVFSRALLRALGTVVGLVVAAGILTEVPRGWWDVPVMLLLAPLIPVFTPRGYGYQTAAITPVILLLSDTLNHQGGDLLVPRLVDSLMGCAIALVAGYLLWPESWHARVGDRLADAVADTAAYVERAFGQTPADPADRARTRRRLYRDLSTIRTEFQRALTEPPPVGRRAAAWWPLVVAVERIVDATTAARVRIKQGAEPPSAAEVEQVALQLRELADGLRKTDTLYEVRSDLGGPPGSVLEPLRQEVAAARTITSPR
- a CDS encoding alpha/beta fold hydrolase yields the protein MTTFLAYEDKGGPGPAGRPARLPLVLVHGHPFDRTMWDPQITEFYATRRVIAPDLRGYGRSPVVPGVTPLSTFAEDIAALLDDLGVPEFVLGGLSMGGQIAMECYRLFPRRVRGLLLADTFPAAETEEGRRTRNAMADRLLREGMTGYADEVLFRMVAPYADPEVAARVRRMMTGTDPEGAAAALRGRAERPDYRELLTRVTVPALVVVGADDEYTPVSDAEAMHAALPDSTLHVVDGAAHLPNLERPDEFNKALGAFLARLD
- a CDS encoding DUF7144 family membrane protein: MAQHSTAPRSNTTSQETSMSHRGARSEWAHGGMVFAGVLMMVIGIMGILNGIAGIATDDVYANIGSYVFEFSLTTWGWIHLVIGVGVLGTGWGVIQGHDWARAVGIALTSLFAIEYFMFLPYAPVWSLICIGIAVFVMWSLATSPEPTRTG
- a CDS encoding aminotransferase-like domain-containing protein, translating into MADYRRIADRIAEDIVTGRLKPGDRLPPQRVFARRQGIAGSTAGRVYAELVRRGLVLGEVGRGTFVRAAPAASTGRALAEPAGSAPVNLELNYPSAPGQSELLATGLAPLLRPDVLTDALRTAPATGTAAAREAAAGLLATAGWRPDPRRFLFAGNARQAIAAALAHLVRPGGRVGVESLTYPLVKEIAGRLGVTLVPLATDGEGLRPEAVAAAHRAAPLSAVYAQPTLHNPTSVTMGAGRRAELARVVRELDLPVIEDRIWSFLAGGDAGAEGGGEASRNVGGGVGVGVGVGGAGALPPLAAYAPERVFVVDGLSKRVAPGLTVGFLVVPEGRVEGAADALRSGGWVAGRFALEAGVRWIGDGTVGRLVAAKRADAAARQRLVAEHLAGFSVRGDARAYYAWWELPEPWRADTFCAAAAERGVAVTPGSVFSVAGVGRGPASGGLVAGAGRGPGAIAGADRVPPRSPVPPQRHDRARSKRPEEGAASAADCVRLGLASVSPSVLAGALRALADVARGGR
- a CDS encoding endonuclease/exonuclease/phosphatase family protein, which encodes MESATIERPDPTPEPAPAAGPRPRKRHGGKAFLATLLLLGVTLVVGSRAADIDAFTPVPQLLAFLPWLLAPTALALLLALLSRRWLGLTWGVVLLGALAWYIEPYGKASEPNGPVVAEVRVMTSNVQFGRGTDALVKAVRRDRPDIVFVEECELTCSAKLRDTLGDLSGRTPDYPHRRSVEGYGSTGSVILSRYPLKSTDPIPGSMGMPGAVADVEGHPVRLQLAHPMPPLPGQLDTWRRELGALRAYAAKDARTPTILAGDFNATQDHAAFRAILDTGMSDAARLTGQDRRPTWPSPTAPRIGAQIDHVLVSEEDFSAREVRFRRLSGTDHNAVTVDLALHRRG